A region from the Osmerus eperlanus chromosome 11, fOsmEpe2.1, whole genome shotgun sequence genome encodes:
- the scn4ba gene encoding sodium channel, voltage-gated, type IV, beta a, with translation MRRTGRERAPLPRCLQTGDVIHATLVISLMLGVWCAQGLEVSTGKVSFVEAMNGSTVLLPCTYASCIGIKNLYFNWHYNDNGTMNRLCEGMIPSEGMEPRVYVYHERVDFVGSSKINNISILLWNVTFEDEGEYVCFARNPKEKNRNHSAIYRLYVVGELKEVDTTLTTIIVSVVGGVIGLIIVVMVVKALVQNFVLKDQDKNKECLVSSSGNDNTENGLSGAKGDDKATPKA, from the exons atgaggaggacagggagagagcgggcACCCCTGCCCAGGTGTTTACAGACTGGAGATGTCATTCACGCCACGCTGGTCATCTCTCTAATGCTGG gtgtgtggtgtgcccAGGGTCTGGAGGTGTCCACAGGGAAGGTGTCCTTCGTGGAGGCGATGAACGGCAGCACAGTCCTACTGCCCTGCACCTACGCCAGCTGCATTGGCATCAAGAACCTCTACTTCAACTGGCACTACAACGACAATGGCACCATGAACAGG ctgtgTGAGGGCATGATCCCATCGGAGGGGATGGAGCCCAGGGTGTACGTGTACCACGAGAGGGTGGACTTTGTGGGTTCCAGCAAGATCAACAACATCTCCATCCTGCTGTGGAACGTGACCTTCGAGGACGAGGGCGAATACGTCTGCTTCGCACGCAACCCCAAGGAGAAGAACCGCAACCACAGCGCCATCTACAGGCTCTACGTGGTCGGGGAGC TGAAAGAGGTGGACACCACCTTAACCACCATCATTGTGTCTGTGGTGGGTGGAGTCATCGGCTTGATTATAGTTGTCATGGTGGTCAAAGCCCTGGTTCAGAACTTCGTGCTCAAGGACCAGGATAAGAA taaAGAGTGCCTTGTGAGCTCTTCAGGAAATGACAACACAGAAAACGGATTATCAGGAGCCAAAGGAGACGACAAAGCAACACCAAAGGCATGA